One Luoshenia tenuis DNA window includes the following coding sequences:
- the yidC gene encoding membrane protein insertase YidC, whose protein sequence is MDIINTVVGIPLGYLMWLCYVLIRNYGIAILAFTLLTKVILFPLNIWVQKNSIKMVRIQPELNEIGARFVGDKDKIAEEQLALYKRENYHPLAGMIPMLIQVPIILGLIMVVYNPLQHLLHLDTELINAFVNQAAALLPGVDLGSTAQLKVIELINDPSFVGFFSGLQVPGVDVAGAISQIQGMRLEFLGLNLSLLPNITRLDGYFLIPVLSGVSAFLLCFFQNKENVLQREQGFLGRWGMAVFLTAFSTYFAFIVPVGVGLYWIAGNVFAIFTLYLLNWMYDPKKFIDYDALEESKVHLAESKKIEAQLKPSKEQKAKAKTDYARFFEGKKVKQLLIYSEKSGFYKYFENMIDVLLAQSDITIHYLTSDPNDAIFKMDNPRLVPYYVDDNRLIPLFMKIDADVVVMTTPNLQTYHLKRSYVRKDIEYIYIPHDPLSTHMGVPKGAFDYFDTVLCVGPQQMAEIRETEKVYGLPEKKLVPCGYGLLDNLCAAYEAMEKTENPVKKILIAPSWQDGNILDSCIDEMLAALLDKGYDITVRPHPEYVKRFAVKMQQLINRYEDRFGEDFRIETDFSSNVTIFTADLVITDWSGIAHEFSYATKRPSLFVNTPMKVLNPEHDKIKIVPLELALRTELGTTIDPDKMDGVAAVVAELLDKREDYAQHIAEVLDQNVFNLGHSGEATAHYVMDAVAAKADSSYRKMMEMQ, encoded by the coding sequence ATGGATATTATCAACACGGTAGTAGGTATCCCGCTTGGATACTTGATGTGGCTGTGTTACGTGCTCATCCGCAATTATGGAATTGCAATTTTGGCCTTTACGCTGCTGACGAAAGTGATTTTATTTCCGCTCAACATCTGGGTGCAGAAAAACTCGATCAAGATGGTACGCATCCAGCCGGAGCTCAATGAGATCGGCGCGCGCTTTGTAGGGGATAAGGATAAGATTGCCGAAGAGCAGCTGGCGCTTTACAAGCGTGAAAATTACCATCCCCTGGCTGGCATGATCCCCATGCTGATCCAGGTGCCGATCATCCTCGGGCTGATCATGGTGGTATATAATCCGCTGCAGCATCTGCTGCACCTGGATACGGAGCTGATCAACGCCTTTGTCAACCAGGCGGCGGCCCTGCTGCCGGGGGTGGACCTGGGCTCTACTGCGCAGCTAAAAGTGATTGAGCTGATCAACGATCCAAGCTTTGTAGGCTTCTTCTCCGGCCTTCAGGTGCCGGGGGTGGATGTCGCCGGCGCCATCAGTCAGATCCAGGGCATGCGCCTGGAGTTCCTGGGCCTGAACCTGTCGCTGCTGCCGAATATCACGCGGCTGGACGGCTATTTTCTCATCCCGGTACTCAGCGGCGTCAGCGCGTTTTTGCTGTGCTTTTTCCAAAACAAGGAAAACGTGCTCCAGCGCGAGCAGGGCTTCTTGGGCCGGTGGGGCATGGCTGTGTTCCTTACGGCGTTTTCCACCTACTTCGCCTTTATCGTGCCGGTAGGCGTAGGGCTTTACTGGATCGCGGGCAACGTATTTGCGATCTTTACCCTGTACCTGCTCAACTGGATGTATGATCCCAAAAAGTTCATCGATTATGACGCGCTGGAGGAGAGCAAAGTCCACCTGGCGGAAAGCAAGAAGATTGAGGCGCAGCTCAAACCCTCCAAGGAGCAAAAGGCCAAGGCTAAGACGGATTATGCCCGCTTTTTCGAAGGCAAAAAAGTAAAGCAGCTGCTGATCTACTCGGAAAAGAGCGGTTTTTATAAGTACTTTGAAAATATGATCGACGTGCTGCTGGCCCAGAGCGATATTACCATCCATTACCTGACCAGCGACCCGAACGATGCGATCTTTAAGATGGACAACCCACGGCTCGTGCCTTATTATGTAGATGATAACCGGCTGATCCCGCTGTTCATGAAGATCGACGCGGATGTGGTGGTGATGACCACGCCGAACCTGCAGACCTATCACCTCAAGCGCTCGTATGTGCGCAAGGATATAGAGTATATCTATATCCCTCACGATCCGCTCAGCACCCACATGGGCGTACCCAAGGGCGCGTTTGACTATTTTGATACGGTACTGTGCGTTGGTCCCCAGCAGATGGCGGAGATACGGGAAACCGAAAAAGTTTACGGGCTGCCGGAGAAAAAACTGGTGCCCTGCGGATACGGATTGTTGGACAACCTGTGCGCCGCTTATGAGGCCATGGAGAAGACCGAGAATCCGGTGAAGAAGATCCTGATCGCCCCTTCCTGGCAGGATGGCAATATCCTGGACAGCTGCATTGACGAGATGCTGGCCGCGTTGCTGGATAAGGGATATGATATCACCGTGCGCCCGCACCCGGAATATGTAAAGCGCTTTGCGGTAAAGATGCAGCAGTTGATTAACCGTTATGAGGATCGCTTTGGCGAAGATTTCCGCATTGAAACGGATTTTTCCTCCAATGTGACTATTTTTACGGCGGATCTGGTGATTACCGACTGGTCGGGCATCGCCCATGAGTTCAGTTATGCCACTAAGCGCCCCAGTCTGTTCGTCAATACGCCGATGAAGGTGCTCAATCCCGAACACGATAAGATCAAAATCGTGCCGTTGGAGCTGGCGCTGCGCACCGAGCTGGGGACCACGATCGATCCGGACAAGATGGATGGAGTAGCCGCGGTGGTTGCCGAGCTGCTGGACAAGCGTGAGGATTACGCCCAGCATATCGCTGAGGTGCTGGATCAAAATGTGTTCAACCTGGGGCACAGCGGCGAGGCTACGGCGCATTATGTCATGGATGCGGTGGCCGCTAAGGCGGACTCGTCCTATCGAAAAATGATGGAAATGCAATAA
- a CDS encoding MATE family efflux transporter, with product MFSGAVLKDREMLRRIGNLAGPAVLEQALQTAVQYADTAMVGQIGAAASAAVGLTMSCTWLVNGPLFAMGIGVLACIAQALGAGDATRARKAGAQGVFLVLFLGILMGVLTVALAPFIPYWLGAEAALAKDAGDYFAITCLPMVFRAGNIVFASALRGAGDSRRPMLINLAMNVCNVLLNYLLINPAHLLDVGFVALPLWGAGMGVRGAAVATALSHVLGGTLMARAYWRHPTLSPRQCGVRVDRALMRRIISIGLPVTGERVAACLGQVVFTGLVSRLGTLALAAHSIALTAEQAFYIPGYGMQAAASTLAGNALGEGNEKKLRDTSLTITFIAAALMALMGAALFSFPEALMGIFTGDREVMALGASVLRIVAVSEPLFAVAIIMEGVCNGIGDTRASFMISAGTMWGVRIAGTLMCVCVFHGGLQAVWCCMVADNTCRCCLLLLRFVRGRWKRRLNILAQQR from the coding sequence ATGTTTTCCGGGGCTGTTCTGAAAGATCGGGAGATGCTGCGGCGGATCGGCAACCTGGCCGGTCCTGCTGTATTGGAACAGGCGCTGCAAACTGCCGTGCAGTATGCCGATACCGCCATGGTGGGGCAGATCGGCGCGGCGGCTTCGGCCGCGGTGGGGCTGACGATGAGCTGCACCTGGCTGGTCAACGGCCCGCTGTTTGCCATGGGGATAGGCGTACTGGCCTGTATTGCCCAGGCGTTGGGCGCAGGCGATGCAACGCGCGCCCGAAAGGCCGGCGCGCAAGGCGTCTTTCTGGTACTGTTCCTAGGCATATTGATGGGGGTGCTGACGGTTGCGTTGGCACCCTTTATTCCATATTGGCTGGGGGCGGAGGCAGCGCTTGCCAAGGATGCGGGCGATTATTTTGCCATTACCTGCCTGCCGATGGTATTTCGCGCCGGCAATATCGTATTTGCATCCGCTTTGCGGGGCGCGGGGGATTCCAGGCGCCCGATGCTGATCAATTTGGCGATGAATGTTTGCAATGTGCTGCTCAATTATCTGCTGATTAACCCGGCGCATTTGCTGGATGTTGGATTTGTTGCGCTTCCCCTTTGGGGCGCGGGGATGGGCGTGCGAGGCGCGGCCGTTGCCACGGCTCTGTCCCACGTGCTGGGCGGGACGCTGATGGCCCGGGCCTATTGGCGGCATCCCACCCTCTCGCCCAGGCAGTGCGGGGTGCGCGTGGACAGAGCGCTGATGCGCAGGATTATTTCTATCGGCCTGCCGGTAACTGGGGAGCGCGTGGCCGCTTGCCTTGGGCAGGTGGTCTTTACCGGACTGGTCAGCCGCTTGGGTACCCTGGCACTGGCCGCCCACTCCATAGCCCTCACCGCCGAGCAGGCTTTTTATATCCCGGGCTACGGTATGCAGGCGGCCGCCTCCACGCTGGCGGGCAACGCGCTGGGCGAGGGCAATGAAAAGAAGCTGCGGGACACTTCTTTGACCATCACCTTTATCGCTGCTGCCTTGATGGCCTTGATGGGTGCGGCGCTCTTCTCTTTTCCAGAAGCTTTAATGGGGATCTTTACCGGGGACCGGGAGGTGATGGCCTTGGGCGCCTCGGTACTGCGCATCGTTGCCGTGTCCGAGCCTCTGTTCGCCGTAGCGATCATTATGGAGGGCGTATGCAACGGCATCGGCGATACACGGGCGAGCTTTATGATTTCGGCCGGTACGATGTGGGGCGTGCGCATCGCAGGGACGCTGATGTGCGTTTGCGTCTTTCATGGAGGGTTGCAGGCGGTTTGGTGCTGTATGGTGGCGGATAATACCTGCAGGTGCTGCCTTTTGCTGCTGCGCTTTGTGCGGGGCAGGTGGAAAAGACGGTTGAATATTTTGGCTCAACAAAGATGA
- a CDS encoding polysaccharide pyruvyl transferase family protein, giving the protein MKRVLLAGENKCTFCGACRNACPTDAILPVHVEGQGPAAGIDEERCINCGRCRAVCPQLKARLPQRAAEPPCYAAMAQDDVRMQSSSGGIFALAAQEIWRLGGGVCGAVYGEDFLAEHILSTDPADLPRLQRSKYMRSEMGLTFRDVRECLERGKPVLFVGCPCQVAGLYAFLGGDRQGLTTIDLLCHYAPDPQVFKRYLKDTFGESAILSYQFRDKKNTGWNCVTAVAMLKDGGEIKRDLSNDAYQQGYHARLFMPQVCEECLYSALPRTGDMTIGDFWYVDRVDPELDDQKGTSMVLVNSEKGAQLFETIAPKLKTLRQLPTKLLETNRPFHSQAHPARERFFNLLETEKFDTAVQKALQGRFDIGLVGIWSERNYGSELTYWALYHVLQDMGKDVLMIERPKTAAWGGEDAPPLFAHNPYPSYATVRPENKLQMRKLNGQCDTVMVGSDQIWHPELDAPFGEIFYLDAIHTDKRKIAYAASFGREYWQGSPEQRRKVAYLLSRFSAVSVREKSGQSLCADLFGVQAEWVLDPLFLCDSKHISALAHQGKLDVDEGTLGAYLLDLDEKKVRALSFAAEKMALKPSIVTDAFKGEGAARQHPGVHVGARMEDWVQNFAQSRFVITDSFHGTCMAILFHKPFIAIVNQGRGATRFYSLLEQLGLGARLIETPEELYSRGDLLHDIDFTKADQVLEEWRERSLQWLKAALEAPEERLPQGVDLLGDEVAGLDARLSELWGHVQRHEEAVVYHGKAIQHFEGQIQGQEERLAKLKQDHDAMQERVTQDLALRLERLEGDISGRFEALEQYARALQEQLNAIRSSAPYRVARAVCALPNKIKRKLKRK; this is encoded by the coding sequence ATGAAGCGGGTCTTGCTTGCAGGAGAAAATAAATGTACTTTTTGCGGCGCGTGCCGCAATGCCTGTCCGACTGATGCGATCCTGCCGGTCCATGTGGAAGGTCAGGGCCCGGCTGCCGGGATCGATGAGGAGCGGTGCATCAACTGCGGGCGCTGCCGGGCGGTCTGCCCGCAGCTCAAGGCGCGCCTGCCCCAGCGGGCGGCGGAACCGCCCTGCTATGCGGCGATGGCGCAGGACGATGTGCGGATGCAAAGCTCCTCGGGCGGCATCTTTGCACTGGCCGCGCAGGAGATATGGCGTCTCGGCGGGGGCGTATGCGGCGCAGTATATGGGGAGGACTTTTTAGCCGAGCATATCCTCAGTACTGATCCAGCCGATCTGCCGCGTTTACAGCGCAGCAAATACATGCGCAGCGAGATGGGGCTGACCTTTCGCGACGTACGCGAATGCCTGGAGCGCGGTAAGCCCGTGCTCTTTGTGGGCTGCCCCTGCCAGGTCGCCGGCCTGTACGCCTTCTTGGGCGGTGACCGTCAGGGGTTGACCACTATCGATCTGCTTTGCCATTACGCGCCGGATCCCCAGGTGTTCAAGCGCTATTTAAAGGATACTTTCGGGGAGAGCGCGATTTTATCCTACCAATTCCGCGATAAAAAGAATACAGGATGGAATTGCGTGACCGCTGTAGCCATGCTGAAAGATGGAGGGGAGATCAAGCGCGATCTGTCTAACGATGCGTACCAGCAGGGCTACCATGCAAGGCTCTTCATGCCGCAGGTGTGCGAGGAATGTCTTTATTCCGCGCTGCCGCGCACCGGCGATATGACGATTGGCGATTTCTGGTATGTGGACCGGGTCGATCCCGAGCTGGACGACCAGAAAGGGACCAGTATGGTGCTGGTCAACTCAGAAAAGGGCGCACAATTATTTGAAACCATTGCGCCCAAGCTCAAGACCCTGCGCCAGCTGCCCACAAAGCTGCTGGAGACCAACCGTCCCTTTCACTCCCAGGCGCATCCTGCGCGGGAGCGGTTTTTCAATTTGCTGGAAACCGAGAAATTCGATACTGCTGTACAAAAGGCCCTGCAGGGGCGGTTTGATATCGGCCTTGTAGGCATTTGGAGCGAGCGGAATTACGGCTCAGAATTGACCTATTGGGCGCTGTATCACGTGCTGCAGGACATGGGGAAGGATGTATTGATGATTGAGCGGCCAAAAACAGCCGCCTGGGGCGGTGAGGATGCTCCGCCTTTATTTGCGCACAATCCCTACCCCTCCTACGCTACTGTGCGGCCGGAGAACAAGCTGCAGATGCGTAAACTAAACGGGCAGTGTGATACGGTGATGGTGGGCTCTGACCAGATCTGGCATCCGGAGCTGGACGCCCCCTTTGGCGAGATATTCTATCTGGACGCGATCCATACCGATAAGCGCAAGATCGCCTACGCGGCCTCCTTTGGGCGGGAATACTGGCAGGGCAGCCCGGAGCAGCGGCGCAAGGTAGCCTATCTGCTCTCCCGGTTTAGCGCGGTTTCCGTCCGGGAAAAGAGCGGCCAATCGCTATGCGCCGACTTGTTCGGCGTGCAGGCGGAGTGGGTGCTCGACCCCCTGTTTCTGTGTGACAGTAAGCACATTAGCGCGCTGGCCCATCAGGGGAAACTGGATGTGGACGAGGGGACGCTGGGCGCCTACTTGCTGGATCTGGATGAGAAAAAAGTGCGGGCGCTCTCCTTTGCGGCCGAAAAAATGGCGCTCAAGCCCAGCATTGTGACCGATGCGTTTAAAGGCGAGGGGGCTGCCCGGCAGCATCCCGGCGTGCATGTGGGCGCCAGGATGGAGGACTGGGTGCAGAATTTTGCTCAGAGCCGTTTTGTGATAACGGATTCCTTCCACGGGACTTGTATGGCGATCCTTTTCCATAAACCCTTTATCGCCATCGTCAACCAAGGGCGCGGGGCGACGCGCTTTTACTCCCTACTGGAGCAACTAGGCTTAGGCGCGCGCCTGATCGAAACCCCGGAGGAGCTTTATAGCAGAGGCGATCTGCTGCATGACATTGATTTTACTAAAGCCGATCAGGTGCTGGAAGAGTGGCGTGAGCGTTCGCTGCAGTGGCTTAAAGCAGCGTTGGAAGCGCCGGAAGAGCGGCTCCCACAGGGCGTGGATCTGTTAGGAGATGAGGTTGCCGGGCTGGATGCGCGCTTAAGCGAGCTTTGGGGGCATGTCCAGCGGCACGAGGAGGCGGTAGTCTACCACGGGAAAGCCATACAGCATTTTGAAGGACAGATACAGGGGCAAGAGGAACGATTAGCTAAGTTGAAGCAGGACCATGATGCTATGCAAGAGCGCGTGACTCAGGATTTAGCGCTGAGATTAGAGCGTCTTGAAGGCGATATCAGCGGCCGCTTTGAGGCTTTAGAGCAATATGCCCGGGCACTTCAAGAACAGCTAAATGCGATTCGCTCATCGGCGCCCTACCGCGTGGCCAGAGCCGTTTGCGCGCTGCCAAATAAGATAAAGCGGAAGCTGAAGCGTAAATAG
- a CDS encoding LTA synthase family protein, with the protein MNEETIEQRIARLQKELEEQGNAPQKRKHKLLTLALACLLLSFTLCVYGPMDLVLGNIEELWFSVSQIWWIVVLAGLVAFGLSFGLGCLLRGKVRGVYTSLVFGAGLGFWLQGNFLNLDLGIFNGQSIQWDLFLKQEIINLGIWFLCLAIPVFLFFLRKKFWKNALRILASGLVAVQVVTLGILLLTTDGAFENRGADLFLTDKALYEVGQQDNVIVFVLDMFDEDYYQMISKEHPEALESFDGFTHFSNTVGKFSTTNYSIPYLLTNKANIPQQDYGEYLNQAYAENSFLTDLKEAGYQIDLYTSEDYVPETMLGTVNNYAQEKLVPTSNWAMFKKLYRFTASKYFPQTLKKYVWFWEDEFQKIRSVESGDSAYSTDNNNADFYQGMMEDGIQIGESAKEMKFIHLHGAHYPNTIDENVQPVEGADVIDTSRGVLKIVSDYMSQLKDLGLYDDATIILLADHGYFNGVVTNPLLMVKRPGDTGPLAEADNPVSHDNFQATLMDAIGMNEDGKYGVSAFDTTVGGQEQRVFYRYTLVDASAKDEAYTGREPYDCIELLFPDDSNNAGYVVPTGKLYPVEGGERALPAYNPYTLGEQLRYSGDDLDDRYIFDYGALKLDFDQVHLGSKQALISMTLEGELPQSGELTGEIQYGEVTHGSQRIMIYAGEGAGEKVFSETVTQNNGTLTFKIPTELVSEDRKLLIRIEMPDSYPKGWFEHHYQGYHSALELKGFKLS; encoded by the coding sequence ATGAACGAAGAAACCATAGAGCAGCGTATAGCCCGGTTGCAAAAAGAATTGGAAGAGCAAGGCAATGCTCCCCAAAAAAGAAAACATAAGCTATTAACCTTGGCGTTAGCTTGTTTACTGCTGTCCTTTACGCTGTGCGTATACGGCCCGATGGATTTGGTACTTGGCAATATTGAAGAGCTGTGGTTTTCAGTTTCCCAAATATGGTGGATCGTTGTACTGGCAGGACTAGTCGCATTTGGCCTTTCTTTTGGCCTGGGGTGCCTGCTGCGCGGTAAAGTAAGGGGCGTTTATACAAGCCTTGTTTTTGGAGCGGGGCTAGGCTTTTGGCTGCAAGGAAATTTTCTCAATTTGGATCTCGGGATTTTTAACGGACAGAGCATCCAGTGGGATCTGTTTCTTAAACAGGAAATAATTAATTTAGGTATCTGGTTTTTGTGCTTGGCAATACCGGTGTTTTTGTTTTTTTTGCGTAAAAAGTTTTGGAAGAATGCTTTGCGCATCCTGGCTAGCGGTTTAGTAGCGGTTCAGGTGGTGACGTTGGGGATTTTACTTCTCACCACGGACGGAGCGTTTGAAAACCGCGGCGCCGACCTGTTCTTAACCGACAAAGCTTTGTATGAAGTCGGCCAGCAGGACAATGTTATCGTCTTCGTTTTGGACATGTTCGATGAGGATTATTACCAAATGATTTCAAAAGAACATCCTGAAGCGCTGGAGAGTTTTGATGGATTCACACATTTTTCTAATACAGTAGGTAAATTCTCCACCACGAACTACTCAATTCCATATCTGTTGACAAACAAAGCCAATATACCCCAGCAGGATTATGGAGAGTATCTAAATCAGGCGTATGCGGAAAATAGCTTTTTAACCGATTTGAAGGAGGCCGGCTACCAGATCGATCTCTATACTTCTGAAGACTATGTGCCTGAGACGATGTTAGGCACGGTAAACAACTATGCACAAGAAAAATTGGTACCCACCTCTAATTGGGCGATGTTTAAAAAGCTATATCGCTTTACAGCATCTAAATATTTTCCGCAGACGCTAAAGAAATACGTTTGGTTCTGGGAGGATGAATTCCAAAAGATTCGCAGCGTCGAGAGCGGAGATTCTGCTTATTCTACGGATAATAACAATGCTGATTTTTATCAGGGAATGATGGAAGACGGGATACAGATAGGTGAAAGCGCGAAAGAGATGAAGTTTATTCACCTCCATGGCGCGCACTACCCTAATACGATCGATGAAAATGTACAACCCGTAGAAGGTGCAGATGTTATTGATACCAGCCGTGGCGTATTGAAAATCGTATCTGATTATATGTCACAGCTCAAGGATCTGGGTCTATATGATGATGCGACGATTATCCTTCTGGCGGATCATGGCTATTTTAATGGCGTAGTCACCAATCCCTTGCTGATGGTGAAGCGCCCGGGCGATACCGGCCCGCTGGCCGAGGCGGACAACCCTGTATCGCACGACAATTTTCAGGCCACGCTAATGGATGCGATAGGCATGAATGAAGATGGTAAATATGGCGTTTCTGCGTTCGATACGACGGTTGGCGGGCAGGAACAGCGCGTGTTTTACCGCTATACCCTGGTGGATGCAAGCGCGAAGGACGAGGCGTACACCGGAAGAGAACCGTATGACTGCATAGAATTGTTGTTCCCAGATGATAGCAATAATGCTGGTTATGTTGTACCTACAGGCAAATTATACCCTGTAGAAGGAGGCGAACGGGCCCTGCCGGCGTATAATCCATATACGTTGGGAGAACAATTGCGCTATTCTGGAGATGACTTAGATGACCGGTATATCTTTGACTATGGCGCATTAAAACTTGACTTTGACCAGGTCCATTTAGGCTCGAAGCAAGCCTTGATATCCATGACGCTAGAAGGAGAATTGCCGCAGAGCGGCGAGCTGACAGGTGAGATACAGTATGGAGAAGTAACCCATGGTTCTCAGCGCATCATGATTTATGCCGGAGAAGGGGCAGGGGAAAAAGTATTTTCAGAAACCGTGACCCAGAACAATGGAACACTGACCTTTAAGATTCCCACAGAACTGGTGAGTGAGGACAGAAAACTATTGATACGCATTGAGATGCCGGATTCTTATCCAAAGGGCTGGTTTGAACACCACTATCAAGGCTATCATTCAGCGCTGGAGCTTAAGGGGTTCAAACTGTCCTAA
- a CDS encoding YlcI/YnfO family protein, with translation MKEDIKKFKIPISPETTTKSIRFPNDLLGQVETLLSGKNCSFTAFVVEAVRVAMTMLDEDEVASASGDAKKQEEAQHKKRGRPAKKAAERI, from the coding sequence GTGAAAGAAGATATTAAGAAATTTAAGATTCCGATTTCGCCGGAAACGACGACCAAGAGCATTCGATTCCCCAATGATCTGCTTGGTCAGGTGGAAACGCTGCTTAGCGGAAAAAACTGTTCCTTTACGGCTTTTGTGGTAGAGGCCGTGCGCGTGGCGATGACGATGCTGGATGAAGATGAAGTGGCATCAGCCTCAGGTGATGCGAAAAAGCAGGAGGAGGCCCAGCACAAAAAGCGGGGCCGGCCGGCTAAAAAAGCTGCGGAGAGAATCTAG
- the larC gene encoding nickel pincer cofactor biosynthesis protein LarC, which produces MKTLYLECNMGASGDMLMGALYELLPDGNAFLEQLNALGLPGVRVAREESVKCGIHGTHMAVTIGGQEELSLDTHEHAHEVHHPAEQAAQGQENHIHAHEHEHEHGHSHEHAHEHEHAHEHNHGHEHGNSHEHTHSSVADIAHQIGHLPVSQRVKQDALAVYGLIAQAEAHAHGAPVEQIHFHEVGTVDALADIVGVCLAMEMLSPDKIVASPINLGSGQVHCAHGILPVPAPATAHILMGLPVYGSAIRGELCTPTGAALLRYFATEFGPMPGMRMMAVGYGMGNKDFPAANCVRAVWGE; this is translated from the coding sequence ATGAAGACATTGTACTTGGAATGCAATATGGGCGCCTCGGGCGATATGCTGATGGGAGCCCTATATGAGTTGTTGCCGGATGGTAATGCTTTTCTGGAGCAGCTGAATGCGCTGGGCCTTCCCGGCGTAAGGGTGGCCCGGGAGGAGAGCGTCAAGTGCGGTATCCATGGTACGCACATGGCAGTTACGATTGGGGGACAGGAGGAATTGAGCCTGGATACACACGAACATGCCCACGAAGTGCATCATCCTGCAGAGCAAGCGGCGCAGGGGCAGGAAAACCATATTCATGCCCATGAGCACGAACATGAGCATGGGCACAGCCATGAACATGCCCACGAGCACGAACATGCTCACGAGCATAATCATGGACATGAGCATGGAAACAGCCATGAGCACACCCACAGCAGCGTGGCGGACATCGCGCATCAGATCGGCCATTTGCCGGTATCTCAGCGCGTCAAACAGGATGCGCTGGCGGTCTATGGGTTGATCGCTCAGGCGGAGGCGCACGCGCACGGCGCGCCGGTGGAGCAGATTCACTTCCACGAGGTGGGCACGGTGGATGCGCTGGCGGATATCGTGGGCGTTTGCCTGGCGATGGAGATGCTCTCGCCCGATAAAATTGTGGCCTCGCCCATCAATCTGGGCAGTGGGCAGGTCCATTGCGCCCATGGGATCCTCCCGGTTCCCGCGCCGGCGACAGCGCATATCCTGATGGGGCTGCCGGTTTACGGCAGCGCGATCCGCGGCGAGCTTTGCACCCCTACGGGCGCGGCGCTGCTGCGCTATTTTGCCACTGAGTTTGGGCCTATGCCGGGCATGCGGATGATGGCTGTAGGTTATGGCATGGGAAATAAGGATTTCCCCGCTGCCAACTGCGTGCGCGCCGTATGGGGCGAATAA
- a CDS encoding (deoxy)nucleoside triphosphate pyrophosphohydrolase, producing the protein MIEVAAGIIRRADKLLICQRGADGDCANLWEFPGGKREAGESFAQCLERECREELGIRVRAVRPVAETVYTYPERTVHLSFWEAQWLEGTLEKRVHAQMVWVAPGELGNYAFCPADRDIVLQLQKG; encoded by the coding sequence ATGATTGAAGTGGCGGCTGGCATCATCCGCAGGGCGGATAAACTGCTGATCTGCCAGCGCGGGGCGGATGGCGATTGCGCGAATCTATGGGAGTTCCCTGGTGGAAAAAGGGAGGCGGGCGAATCCTTTGCCCAGTGCCTGGAGAGGGAGTGCCGGGAAGAGCTGGGCATACGGGTGCGCGCGGTGCGGCCGGTAGCGGAAACGGTTTATACCTACCCGGAGCGAACCGTCCATCTTTCCTTTTGGGAGGCGCAGTGGCTGGAAGGAACCTTGGAAAAACGCGTCCATGCGCAGATGGTATGGGTTGCGCCTGGCGAGCTAGGCAACTATGCTTTTTGCCCGGCCGACCGAGATATCGTTTTACAGTTGCAAAAGGGATAA